The Amycolatopsis mongoliensis genome includes a window with the following:
- a CDS encoding 7-carboxy-7-deazaguanine synthase QueE, producing the protein MQDEGPSAGRCASFVCLGGCNLSCGWCDTPYSWEGRRFNLRAELARTPVQQLADRALAGDPELVVISGGEPLLHQARPAWTALLVMLCAAGSRSRPQSDEQQGCRYPEHGVGGQDAHAQGCDAHQRERCEQSGAPATPITDPAEDGRAQWSRQETDGEGREAHEGPEPGVAGLEEDLAEHERRSRSVDGEVVHLQRGAPHRRGGRPKALTGNPTRRR; encoded by the coding sequence GTGCAGGACGAAGGCCCTTCCGCCGGCCGCTGCGCCAGCTTCGTCTGCCTTGGCGGCTGCAACCTGTCCTGCGGCTGGTGCGACACCCCCTACAGCTGGGAGGGGCGCCGGTTCAACCTGCGTGCCGAGCTGGCACGCACACCGGTGCAGCAGCTGGCGGACCGCGCGCTCGCCGGGGACCCCGAGCTGGTGGTGATCTCCGGCGGTGAACCGCTGCTGCACCAGGCCCGGCCCGCGTGGACGGCACTGCTGGTGATGCTGTGCGCGGCCGGGTCGAGATCGAGACCGCAGTCCGACGAGCAGCAGGGGTGCCGCTATCCCGAGCACGGCGTAGGAGGGCAGGATGCCCATGCCCAAGGTTGCGACGCCCATCAGCGCGAACGCTGCGAACAGAGCGGTGCGCCGGCCACGCCGATCACCGATCCAGCCGAAGACGGCCGCGCCCAGTGGAGCCGTCAGGAAACCGATGGCGAAGGTCGCGAAGCTCATGAAGGTCCCGAACCAGGCGTTGCCGGTCTTGAAGAAGACCTGGCCGAACACGAGCGCCGCAGCCGTTCCGTAGATGGAGAAGTCGTACATCTCCAACGAGGTGCGCCTCATCGCCGGGGCGGTCGCCCGAAAGCCCTGACCGGAAACCCCACGCGTCGACGGTGA
- a CDS encoding zinc ribbon domain-containing protein yields the protein MVPGSASATIRSRFTQVQLLRRAKTLAGRSRAERHGRRTRHKYLFQGLIRCATCDRKMEGSTTGPPHYYRCVPRNPSKPATHLHSISVREDHVYRTVSTWLAELDAARSPHDAESDHIAGAPSPGLAGTCRDLQLVVAVRSLQRDLGDVPPAARRRPTAAQHRPLADGRGCVELLNSR from the coding sequence ATGGTGCCCGGGTCGGCCAGCGCGACGATCCGGTCCCGGTTCACCCAGGTACAGCTGCTCCGGCGCGCGAAGACCCTCGCCGGCCGCAGCAGAGCCGAACGTCACGGGCGCCGCACCCGCCACAAGTACCTGTTCCAGGGACTCATCCGATGCGCCACCTGCGACCGCAAGATGGAAGGCTCAACGACTGGCCCGCCCCACTACTACCGCTGCGTACCGCGCAACCCGTCCAAACCAGCGACGCATCTCCACTCGATCTCAGTCAGGGAAGATCACGTGTACCGAACAGTCAGCACCTGGCTCGCAGAACTCGACGCCGCGAGGTCACCGCACGACGCGGAATCTGACCATATCGCCGGCGCACCGTCGCCCGGGCTGGCAGGGACTTGCCGCGACCTGCAGCTTGTAGTTGCAGTACGATCACTGCAACGCGACCTTGGCGATGTCCCTCCAGCCGCCCGGCGCCGGCCCACGGCTGCACAACATCGGCCCCTCGCAGATGGCCGCGGCTGCGTAGAACTACTCAATTCGCGGTGA
- a CDS encoding alpha/beta hydrolase yields MIGLVADALNSRCTQLVAANDDVEAMAKLDGWTGDASIAATSRGNSLISTLEQTVAEVSAVRRAADEVQIAAERLTAFTFETDALARAHGLAVSDDGAVSPLPAMGPPPPPDVAAIRARVQVEVADRVGQILRRAGDVDADFAAVMTRALRGEITEQGVGTLAQAAQVGAAQSGLSIIGPPEGGTPDQAKAWWDSLSDTAKGAILRDNPDLVRNLDGIPVADRDAANRTVLAHEIARLRGDTSEQGRLELQGLLDIDKRLNHAEPGQPQAFLVGLDTSGQGKAIVASGNPDTAANVATYVPGTGSELGKIGGDIDRSDKMWHAADRSGSPSTAVVTWVGYDAPDDIAAAGSESYADNGKDALGGFQDGLRATHQGDALSHNTVLGHSYGTTVVGHAARDGGLNADELVFVASPGVGVDTADQLHLDGVNPGDIGHHVHSTVADHDMIKVTNLEVGDDSGASHDIALGPDPTAPQFGGQTFTSAPGTAGPWYTGGLSSDAHSQYWEDRSPSLRNFGLIIAGKPTS; encoded by the coding sequence ATGATCGGGCTGGTCGCCGACGCGCTCAACAGCCGCTGCACCCAGCTGGTCGCAGCAAACGACGACGTCGAGGCGATGGCCAAGCTCGACGGCTGGACCGGGGACGCCTCAATCGCCGCGACCTCGCGGGGCAATTCGCTGATCTCGACGCTGGAGCAGACCGTGGCCGAGGTGTCGGCGGTACGGCGAGCCGCCGACGAGGTACAGATCGCCGCCGAACGCCTGACCGCCTTCACCTTCGAGACCGACGCGCTGGCCCGCGCCCATGGTCTGGCCGTGAGTGACGACGGTGCGGTGTCGCCGCTGCCGGCGATGGGGCCGCCACCGCCGCCGGACGTGGCCGCGATCCGGGCTCGGGTGCAGGTCGAGGTCGCCGACCGGGTGGGGCAGATCCTGCGCCGGGCCGGCGACGTCGATGCCGACTTCGCCGCGGTGATGACCCGAGCGCTGCGCGGGGAGATCACCGAGCAGGGCGTCGGCACACTGGCGCAGGCCGCGCAGGTGGGGGCGGCGCAGAGCGGGTTGTCGATCATCGGGCCACCAGAGGGCGGTACTCCGGATCAGGCGAAGGCGTGGTGGGACAGCCTGTCCGACACCGCCAAGGGCGCGATCCTGCGGGACAACCCAGACCTGGTCCGCAACCTCGACGGTATCCCGGTGGCCGATCGTGATGCCGCGAACCGGACGGTGTTGGCGCACGAGATCGCCCGGCTGCGCGGCGACACTTCCGAGCAGGGCCGGCTGGAGTTGCAGGGACTGCTCGACATCGACAAGCGTCTCAACCACGCCGAGCCGGGGCAGCCGCAGGCGTTCCTGGTCGGTCTGGACACCAGCGGGCAGGGCAAGGCGATCGTCGCCTCCGGCAACCCCGACACCGCGGCGAACGTCGCCACCTACGTGCCCGGCACCGGCAGTGAGCTCGGCAAAATCGGAGGCGACATCGACAGGTCGGACAAGATGTGGCACGCCGCCGACCGTTCTGGGTCGCCATCGACGGCCGTGGTGACCTGGGTCGGGTACGACGCGCCCGACGACATCGCCGCAGCCGGCAGCGAAAGCTACGCCGACAACGGCAAAGACGCGCTCGGCGGATTCCAAGACGGCCTGCGCGCCACCCACCAGGGCGATGCGCTGTCGCATAACACCGTCCTGGGTCACAGCTACGGCACCACCGTCGTCGGTCACGCGGCGCGCGACGGCGGGCTCAACGCCGACGAGCTGGTGTTCGTCGCCAGCCCCGGCGTCGGCGTCGACACCGCCGACCAGCTGCACCTCGACGGGGTGAACCCGGGCGACATCGGGCACCATGTCCACTCCACCGTGGCTGACCACGACATGATCAAAGTCACCAACCTCGAGGTCGGTGACGACTCCGGCGCCTCCCACGACATCGCGCTGGGCCCGGACCCCACGGCACCGCAATTCGGCGGGCAAACCTTCACTTCCGCACCCGGCACAGCCGGACCGTGGTACACCGGCGGCCTCAGCTCCGACGCGCACAGTCAGTACTGGGAGGATCGAAGCCCGTCGTTGCGCAACTTCGGCCTGATCATCGCTGGGAAGCCGACATCATGA
- a CDS encoding recombinase family protein, which yields MAGIARELNDRGVPCPSGVDRDRNRHRTRHEWIVRTVVGILENPRYTGR from the coding sequence GTGGCCGGGATCGCGCGGGAGCTGAACGACCGCGGCGTCCCGTGCCCGTCAGGCGTCGACCGGGACCGCAACCGACACCGGACGAGGCACGAGTGGATCGTCCGGACGGTGGTCGGGATCCTCGAGAACCCGCGCTACACCGGACGGTAG
- a CDS encoding Ltp family lipoprotein, translating to MAMPVYPQPQPPKRRWRGRTVVLALLGVFAVLVIAAIVAAPKKADTPTGSVAPFSANTEAAAVAPTTTATEPPASVSVASPTTTEQKFPPQVTLARTSAQNYLSFAAFSRNGLIRQLSSSAGDGYPKDVATQAVDSLGVDWNEQAVKSAENYLSFTSFSCSGLKQQLSSSAGEGFTKAEAAYGASRTDACK from the coding sequence ATGGCCATGCCCGTTTACCCCCAGCCGCAGCCGCCGAAGCGCCGCTGGCGCGGCCGGACGGTCGTCTTGGCTCTACTCGGCGTGTTCGCGGTGCTGGTGATCGCCGCGATCGTGGCGGCGCCGAAGAAGGCTGACACCCCGACCGGCAGTGTCGCCCCGTTCAGCGCGAACACGGAGGCGGCGGCCGTCGCGCCGACGACCACCGCCACGGAGCCGCCTGCGTCGGTATCGGTCGCCTCGCCGACCACGACGGAGCAGAAGTTCCCACCGCAGGTCACGCTGGCCCGCACCTCCGCCCAGAACTATCTCAGCTTCGCCGCGTTCTCGCGCAACGGCCTGATCCGGCAGCTGTCCTCGTCGGCCGGTGACGGATACCCGAAGGACGTCGCAACTCAAGCGGTGGACAGCTTGGGCGTCGACTGGAACGAGCAGGCGGTCAAGTCGGCGGAAAACTACCTGTCCTTCACGTCGTTCTCGTGCTCGGGGTTGAAGCAGCAGCTGTCGTCGAGTGCCGGCGAAGGCTTCACGAAGGCGGAGGCCGCGTACGGGGCGAGCCGGACCGACGCCTGCAAGTGA
- a CDS encoding FUSC family protein yields the protein MAIDSPALKTRLARPRDWVPQWSTPAALRAVRATLVVPALFAFSIKVLGDLQVATFAAFGGFATLVLASFGGDRADKLRAHFGLAVTGSVLLVVGTAASASLPLAAVVTLIVTFLVLFGGVAGPNAASGGTAALLAYVLPAASPGTMSMVPARLGGWWLASVVGTAAVLLLSPRSPATALRDATARAAGTMADYLDAALRGDPGVSTAREAAIEAKHRLIDEFTATPYRPTGLAAADQALNSLVGLLEWCGSVIADALHEYPDLSGAPEVERKLLADATAGLRTIDRLLSGEPATPDPEELERSVQRSVEWLRDLSSDDPRYADAVHLSFHARTTAFAVGTAIVEALAATPGRARLIRPGGLSLAALTRVASPQASIRSVWFVNSLRGAAALTAAVVVAGVSGVEHGFWVVLGTLSVLRGNAAATGSTALRALAGTALGVVIGALLLLVIGTSAPALWIALPVAVLVAAYAPGALPFTAGQAAFTLTVSVLFNLLAPAGWQIGVVRIEDVAIGCAVSLVVGALFWPRGAGAVVADDLADAFRTGGAYLAAAANWALGLRHEPPAPAAASAAGARLDDALRGFLSEQGTKHVPKPDLWRLVMGTIRARLTAHSLAGLPNPHADPDPFRRMLGEQAGQLAAWYDHLASRLDRTDHGDVPMLAPPEFADPLQTHGTSVRDLACALWVHEHIKHITPRLAELVEPAGVVAAQRHRPWWR from the coding sequence GTGGCGATCGACTCCCCCGCGCTGAAGACCCGCCTGGCACGGCCCAGGGACTGGGTTCCACAGTGGTCCACGCCCGCCGCTCTGCGCGCAGTCCGCGCCACCCTCGTGGTGCCCGCGCTGTTCGCGTTCAGCATCAAGGTGCTCGGCGACCTGCAGGTGGCCACGTTCGCCGCGTTCGGCGGGTTTGCCACGCTGGTCCTGGCATCGTTCGGCGGCGACCGGGCGGATAAGCTGCGAGCCCACTTCGGGCTCGCCGTCACCGGCAGCGTCCTGCTCGTCGTCGGTACCGCCGCCAGCGCGTCGCTGCCACTGGCGGCCGTGGTGACGCTGATCGTCACCTTCCTGGTGCTCTTCGGCGGCGTCGCGGGACCGAACGCGGCCTCGGGCGGCACCGCCGCCCTGCTCGCCTACGTTCTCCCGGCCGCCTCACCCGGCACCATGAGCATGGTGCCCGCCCGCCTCGGCGGCTGGTGGCTGGCGTCGGTGGTGGGCACGGCCGCCGTCCTGCTGCTGTCGCCGCGGTCCCCCGCGACGGCCCTGCGCGACGCGACGGCCCGCGCCGCCGGCACCATGGCCGATTACCTCGACGCTGCCCTGCGCGGCGACCCCGGTGTGAGCACCGCGCGTGAGGCGGCCATCGAAGCCAAACACCGCCTGATCGACGAGTTCACCGCGACGCCGTACCGCCCCACCGGCCTGGCCGCCGCCGACCAGGCCCTCAACAGCCTGGTCGGGTTGCTCGAGTGGTGCGGTTCGGTCATCGCCGACGCCTTGCACGAGTACCCGGACCTCAGCGGGGCACCCGAGGTCGAGCGCAAGCTGCTCGCCGACGCCACCGCCGGCCTGCGAACGATCGACCGGTTGCTCTCCGGTGAACCGGCCACGCCCGATCCGGAGGAACTCGAACGGAGCGTCCAGCGGAGCGTGGAATGGCTCCGCGACCTGAGCTCCGACGACCCGCGCTACGCCGACGCGGTGCACCTGTCCTTTCACGCCCGCACGACGGCCTTCGCCGTCGGCACTGCGATCGTGGAGGCGCTCGCCGCGACTCCCGGCCGGGCGCGCCTCATCCGGCCCGGCGGCCTCTCCTTGGCCGCACTGACCCGGGTCGCGTCCCCCCAGGCCAGCATCCGGTCCGTCTGGTTCGTCAACAGCCTCCGCGGCGCCGCGGCGCTGACCGCGGCCGTGGTCGTCGCCGGGGTGAGCGGCGTCGAGCACGGGTTCTGGGTCGTGCTCGGGACGTTGTCGGTACTGCGCGGCAACGCGGCGGCGACCGGGTCGACCGCCCTGCGCGCCTTGGCGGGGACCGCACTGGGTGTCGTCATCGGCGCACTGCTGTTGCTGGTCATCGGCACCAGCGCACCCGCGCTGTGGATCGCTCTCCCGGTCGCGGTGCTGGTCGCCGCCTACGCACCGGGTGCCCTGCCCTTCACAGCCGGCCAGGCAGCCTTCACCTTGACGGTGTCGGTGCTGTTCAACCTGCTCGCCCCGGCCGGGTGGCAGATCGGGGTCGTGCGGATCGAAGACGTCGCGATCGGCTGTGCGGTGAGCCTCGTAGTAGGCGCGCTGTTCTGGCCCCGCGGCGCCGGAGCCGTGGTCGCCGACGACCTCGCCGACGCGTTCCGCACAGGTGGCGCGTACCTGGCCGCAGCCGCGAACTGGGCGCTGGGCCTGCGCCACGAACCGCCCGCGCCGGCTGCGGCGAGCGCGGCCGGCGCCCGGCTCGACGACGCCCTGCGCGGATTCCTCAGCGAACAGGGCACCAAGCACGTGCCCAAGCCCGACCTGTGGCGGCTGGTCATGGGGACGATCCGGGCCCGGCTGACCGCGCACTCCCTGGCCGGCCTGCCCAACCCCCACGCCGACCCGGACCCGTTCCGCCGGATGCTCGGCGAACAGGCGGGCCAGCTCGCCGCCTGGTACGACCACCTGGCCTCCCGCCTGGACCGCACCGACCACGGCGACGTGCCCATGCTCGCCCCACCCGAGTTCGCCGACCCCCTCCAGACCCACGGCACCTCGGTCCGCGACCTCGCCTGCGCACTCTGGGTCCACGAGCACATCAAGCACATCACGCCCCGGCTCGCCGAACTCGTCGAGCCGGCCGGCGTGGTGGCGGCCCAACGCCACCGGCCCTGGTGGCGATAG
- a CDS encoding nitrilase-related carbon-nitrogen hydrolase, protein MAEPEQLRLAVAQTVLREDPRDSAGLRDSGRDIRRLMRKAHEAGAALVHFPEGVTCSPHKRVMSVEGPDKVGPADWNRFEWNVLRQELAAIAEAARALRLWTVLGSVHRLTPPHRPHNSLYVISDRGEVVTRYVRHCCAVESTRRPGSCSPRRRSSPVWEQVVVAASATGAAIPRAVVTAATASAATNPRKFRDIRVPSLGKSTGPTRPESYIRKAQPGDRAEPKPLPRNGIGC, encoded by the coding sequence ATGGCGGAGCCGGAACAGCTGCGACTGGCCGTGGCACAGACCGTTCTGCGCGAAGATCCCCGCGACAGCGCAGGGCTGCGGGACAGTGGGCGCGACATACGCCGGCTGATGCGCAAGGCCCACGAGGCGGGCGCCGCACTCGTGCACTTTCCCGAAGGCGTGACCTGTTCTCCCCACAAGCGGGTCATGTCCGTCGAGGGCCCCGACAAGGTCGGGCCGGCGGACTGGAACCGGTTCGAGTGGAATGTGCTGCGACAGGAGTTGGCCGCGATTGCAGAAGCGGCCCGAGCGCTCAGGCTCTGGACTGTTCTGGGGTCGGTGCATCGCCTGACACCGCCGCACCGCCCGCACAACAGCTTGTACGTGATCTCCGACCGGGGCGAGGTGGTCACGCGTTACGTCAGGCACTGCTGTGCGGTGGAATCCACTCGTCGGCCTGGATCGTGTAGTCCCCGGCGGCGATCGTCCCCGGTCTGGGAACAGGTCGTCGTGGCCGCCTCGGCGACCGGCGCGGCGATCCCGAGGGCCGTCGTGACGGCGGCGACCGCCAGTGCCGCCACGAATCCGCGAAAGTTTCGGGACATTCGAGTGCCGTCCTTGGGGAAGTCCACCGGGCCGACCCGGCCTGAAAGTTACATCCGGAAAGCACAGCCCGGCGACCGGGCGGAGCCGAAACCCTTGCCTCGAAACGGGATCGGCTGCTAA
- a CDS encoding terpene synthase family protein: MNAFTTHEGLELFRRNTSLRVDSDVLEGEHRRASHCASNPRAGKGIARPTSTTPRTTSCPLQSNGAREPSPLNAIRRAPPSAKITFAATVTERLFDAAKRPPSAEAHAGVREQASGIAALSAVVEFATGMDIPEHEYHSASARSFFQAAHLAIAWINDIGAFAKDAKDAKEGHHNLVAVHYAMSELACLLLREGSSALRASMESMIRLHGAFVPWLLRSPRYSDLLADEPLITTGNAPDGVEAAPDIAAIAWWWKHLARADRGLSAPTDGRRR; encoded by the coding sequence GTGAACGCCTTCACCACGCACGAAGGTCTCGAACTCTTCCGGCGTAACACCAGCCTCCGTGTCGATAGCGATGTACTGGAAGGTGAACACCGACGAGCGTCCCATTGCGCGTCCAATCCTCGGGCCGGGAAAGGGATCGCGCGTCCGACAAGCACGACTCCCCGCACCACATCCTGCCCGCTCCAAAGCAACGGTGCCCGCGAACCCTCCCCGCTGAACGCGATCCGACGTGCCCCACCGTCTGCGAAGATCACCTTCGCCGCCACCGTCACCGAGCGTCTGTTCGACGCGGCGAAGCGACCGCCGTCTGCGGAGGCCCATGCCGGCGTGCGGGAGCAGGCGTCCGGCATAGCGGCGCTGTCGGCCGTGGTCGAGTTCGCGACGGGCATGGACATTCCCGAGCACGAGTACCACAGCGCCTCTGCCCGGTCGTTCTTCCAAGCCGCGCACCTGGCGATCGCATGGATCAACGACATCGGCGCCTTCGCGAAGGACGCGAAGGACGCGAAGGAGGGTCACCACAATCTGGTGGCCGTCCACTACGCGATGAGCGAGTTGGCGTGCCTGCTGCTGCGCGAGGGAAGCTCTGCACTGCGTGCATCCATGGAATCCATGATCCGGTTGCACGGTGCTTTCGTTCCCTGGCTGCTGCGCTCTCCGCGCTACTCGGACCTGCTGGCCGATGAGCCGCTGATCACTACCGGCAACGCACCCGACGGTGTCGAGGCGGCCCCGGACATCGCGGCGATCGCCTGGTGGTGGAAGCATCTGGCCCGCGCGGACCGTGGCCTGAGCGCACCGACGGACGGTCGGCGTCGATGA